The Coprobacillus cateniformis DNA window AAATTTTTTAATGCCTATTTCATCATGGGTATCACGTAACAAATCATTACAGGGAATATCGAAAGGATTTATGAGAATTCTGCCAGTTACAATTTTAAGTTCAATGTTTTATTTAATTGCGAATTTTCCAATCACTGGTTGGACTAATTGGTTAGCAAGTTCAGGAATAGGAAATTATATTTTAATTCCTTATAATGTGACAATGGGATTGTTTGCTTTATATGCAGCATTTGCAGTTGCCTATAGTTATGCGCAGAATGAGAAATGTGATGCTTTGTCAACGGGGATTGTCTCTTTAATTTGCTTCTTGGTTTTAACACCTTATGTAACAGATACAGCTGGAGCCTTATTCGCCGAAGGAGATTTAGCTTATAGTTTTGGATGGTTAGGTTGTAAAGGATTATTTGTGGCAATGTTGATTGCAATTATTGTAGCTAAGGTTTATTGTTTATTTGAGAAAAAAGGTTGGACGATCCATATGCCCGAAGGTGTTCCACCATATGTTGAACAATCATTTGCATCATTAATTCCTGGTTTTATTTGTGCTGGTGTTTGTGGCATTCTTGCTTATGAATTGAGTTTAACATCATTTGGAAATATTCATGAATTGATTTATCATTATTTACAAACACCTCTAACAGCCTTAGGTGGTTCTATTTGGGGATATTTAATTGCAACAGTTCTCATCCAATTATTATGGTGGTTTGGTATTCATGGCTTCAATGTTGTTATGGGGGTAATGATGCCAATTTTCTTAGGTATTGATATGGCGAGAATGGCTGGTGAAACAACCAATCCGATTGGGATGAGTTTAATGACAGTTGTTGGTCAATCAACAGTCTGTTGCTGTATTATCATGTTATTCTTCTGTAAGTCTAAACAATTAAAACAAATTGGTAAAATTGCGACTCCAGCGGCTATTTTCAATATTGGTGAACCAATTGTCTTTGGTGTACCAAATGTTTTGAATCCATATATGTTTATTCCAACCGTTTTATTAGTTCCAATTGTGACAAATTTATTTTTCTATCTTGGTTTTGTAAGTGGTATTGTCACACCACTCTCTGGTGCACAAGTGTCTATGCAAGTTCCAGTTGTTCTTTATGGTCTGGTTCAAGGAAATTGGATGGTTGCTCTATGGCAGGCTTTAGCAATTCCATTAGGTGTTATTCTTTTCTTACCTTTCTATAAGATGTATGATAAAACACTGGTAGCTAAGGAAAAAGAATTGGAAGCTCAAAAGAATGACTAAAAAATTAATCTTAAATGCTGATGATTTTGGATTAACATCAGGGATTAATTATGGGATTTTAGATGCCTATCTTCAACATTCAATTTCTTCTATAAGTTTAATGATCAATACTCCAAAAACCTTAGAAGCTATTGAAATTATGAAAAAATATAAAATAACATGTGTTGGGATTCATATCAATATAACATTAGGAAAGCCAGTATCAAGTCCAAGTAATATTCCTTCCTTACTTGATGAACATGGATATTTTCATAAAGCAGATTGGTGGTTTCAAAATCAGGTTAATGAAAATGAATTGATATTAGAATTTGATAATCAGATTGCATTATTTGAAAAACTGACTGGTCAAAAACCTAATCATTTGAATTACCATCATCGTTTTGATTTTTATCAATATTATCCATCATTAGCAAAACATCTGTTTGAGAAATATCAATTACCAATGCGTCTGGAAAAAGATTATCATGAATATCCATATGAATATGCCATTAATCAGACTTATTTTCTCAATACTCATGATGATATTCATAAATATTTAATTGGAGATATTATTGAAATGCCATGCCATGTTGGTTTTGTTGATCAGTCAATTATGGAAATGAGTAGTTTGAATTTACAAAGAATGGAAGATCATGCATTGGTTACTTCATCAAGATTTAAAAAACTTTACCATGATTTAGGATATCAATTGATTGGCTGGAATCAGCTGCAAAAGAAAACGAGAAACTCTTATTGAGGTTCTCGTTTCTTGTTAACAAGATATATAAAGAAAAATGAAAGGAGAAATGATACGAATTTACCAATAGTTTCACCACTCCAAAAAGCATTTGTAACAAGTGGTGATAATAACATATAAGTTGCTATGATTTTTATAAACAGATCACTTAAATTACAAATTAAAAAATAAGTCATATTCATAGAACTCCTTAATAAACTTTCATTCATGAATTTAAAGATACTCATAAACATCATCGCAATTGAACATTGCAAGTATGTTTTAAAGAACTGATAACCTTCGTGATAATTATCAATAGAAAAGAAAGGTTGACAAAGAAGGTGAGGGAAGATGAAAAAGAGGAAAGCGATCAATGTCATATAAATCAAAGACAACTTGATAAAGAAGATATAGATTTTTTTTAATTCTGTAAATTCTTGTGAAACAATCATTTTTGCTGCATAAATGGAAAAAGCTTGTGTAAATCCTAAGACAACAATACGTGAAAGAGTAAGTACTTTATTAACAGCTACAAATCCACTGATGATTTCACTTCCAAAAGGATTAATCATTGATTGAATAAAAATAAATGAACAAGTAATTACAAATTGCTGTATAACTGATGGAATTGTAATATGAATGAGCTCTTTGACTTGTATCATATCAATATGAGGTCTCCAAGTAAAGCCTGGATAATCCTTAATTTTATTATAAAGGTGATAAAAAGCAACAAACATAAATAAAGCTTGAGCAATAATTGTAGCTAGGGCAGCTCCAAAAACTCCTAAATGAAAAACACAGATAAACAATAAATCTAAAATAATATTAAGAAGAGAAGACCCAAAGACAAAATAAAAGCAATGTTTAGAATCACCAAGTGCTGTGATAATAGCTCTTGAAATATCATAGACATAAATAAAAGGAACCCCAATCATATAAGTCATTATATAAGCATTGGTAAAAGGAATGAGTTCATTTGGTAGGTGAATCCAACGATATAAAGTAGGCAGACATAAAAAACCTAAAGCAACCAAGGTGATGGAAATAGTTAAAGCAATAGCTATAATGTTGATACTTCCATTGGCAATTTTCTGTAAATCCTTTTTTCCTAGATAACGAGAAAATATAATCTCTGATGATAACTCAATTCCACCTGAGACAACAATAAACAACATGACAATTGTGCCAGCATTTCCAACTGCTGCTAATTCATCAACGCCTAAAAATTGACCAACAATCATTGTATCAGCAACGTTATAGAATTGTTGTGTAAACATACTTAAAATAATCGGAATAGAAAAAAAGAAAACTTTTTTATGAAATGGATTCTTTAGCAGTGTAAACATTGTTTTGACCTCCTTGCTGTGTTAATATATTTATAAACTATTACGCAACGTTATAGTCAAGGAGAAGTTATATGAAATATTTTATGACCACTGGGGAGTTTGCAAAATTCTGTCAAGTGACAAAGAGAGTCTTGTTTTATTATGATGAGTTGGATCTATTGAAACCTGCTTATATGAATGAAAAAGGTTATCGTTATTATGCGATGCATCAGTTTGATCAAATGAACACAATTAAACTTTTTCAAAATCTAGGAATGTCTTTAAAAGATATTCAGGAATTAATTCGGAAAGAAGATTTTGTAGAAAAGAAAAAAGTTTTACTTGAACAGTTTGATATTGTTAATCAAAAGATTCAAGAGTTTGAAGATATGCGTAATAATCTTATGTTTTTAACAAAACGTTTCTCAGTTTTACAACAATATGGTTTTTGTCAACTTTTTGAAGAAGAAATAGAAGACGAATACTATTATCGAGAGACAAAACCTGATGGAAATATTTGGTTGGGATATATGAATTATGGTTATCAGTATGGAGTCATGTTTGAGAGAAATCAATTTAAAAGTTTTCAGTGGACTTTTAAGAGATGTCAACAAGAGGAGGCTAATTATATGAAACCAAAAGGACGTTACTATGCAGCTTTTTTCTTGTTGAAAAATGAAGAGATTTTAACCTGTGTACCAAACTTTCTAAAGATGCTTCATTATGAAAAAACTTATGGTCCTCTTTATCATGAAGATTATTGTAGTGAAATTGCCGGGTTTAAAGAACAGTATGTTATAAAGTTATCAATTCAAATAAAATGACAGGTTATTTTCAAATTATAAAAACATTTTTCTTATTATGAAAGAAAGATGAATGAATCTATTGATTTTAGTAGTATAATATTGCTAGAAATGGAGGAATAAATATGGCATTAAGAGAAGATTTTTTAT harbors:
- a CDS encoding PTS sugar transporter subunit IIC, translated to MEALTNVLENFLMPISSWVSRNKSLQGISKGFMRILPVTILSSMFYLIANFPITGWTNWLASSGIGNYILIPYNVTMGLFALYAAFAVAYSYAQNEKCDALSTGIVSLICFLVLTPYVTDTAGALFAEGDLAYSFGWLGCKGLFVAMLIAIIVAKVYCLFEKKGWTIHMPEGVPPYVEQSFASLIPGFICAGVCGILAYELSLTSFGNIHELIYHYLQTPLTALGGSIWGYLIATVLIQLLWWFGIHGFNVVMGVMMPIFLGIDMARMAGETTNPIGMSLMTVVGQSTVCCCIIMLFFCKSKQLKQIGKIATPAAIFNIGEPIVFGVPNVLNPYMFIPTVLLVPIVTNLFFYLGFVSGIVTPLSGAQVSMQVPVVLYGLVQGNWMVALWQALAIPLGVILFLPFYKMYDKTLVAKEKELEAQKND
- a CDS encoding ChbG/HpnK family deacetylase, whose protein sequence is MTKKLILNADDFGLTSGINYGILDAYLQHSISSISLMINTPKTLEAIEIMKKYKITCVGIHINITLGKPVSSPSNIPSLLDEHGYFHKADWWFQNQVNENELILEFDNQIALFEKLTGQKPNHLNYHHRFDFYQYYPSLAKHLFEKYQLPMRLEKDYHEYPYEYAINQTYFLNTHDDIHKYLIGDIIEMPCHVGFVDQSIMEMSSLNLQRMEDHALVTSSRFKKLYHDLGYQLIGWNQLQKKTRNSY
- a CDS encoding MATE family efflux transporter, with amino-acid sequence MFTLLKNPFHKKVFFFSIPIILSMFTQQFYNVADTMIVGQFLGVDELAAVGNAGTIVMLFIVVSGGIELSSEIIFSRYLGKKDLQKIANGSINIIAIALTISITLVALGFLCLPTLYRWIHLPNELIPFTNAYIMTYMIGVPFIYVYDISRAIITALGDSKHCFYFVFGSSLLNIILDLLFICVFHLGVFGAALATIIAQALFMFVAFYHLYNKIKDYPGFTWRPHIDMIQVKELIHITIPSVIQQFVITCSFIFIQSMINPFGSEIISGFVAVNKVLTLSRIVVLGFTQAFSIYAAKMIVSQEFTELKKIYIFFIKLSLIYMTLIAFLFFIFPHLLCQPFFSIDNYHEGYQFFKTYLQCSIAMMFMSIFKFMNESLLRSSMNMTYFLICNLSDLFIKIIATYMLLSPLVTNAFWSGETIGKFVSFLLSFFFIYLVNKKREPQ
- a CDS encoding MerR family transcriptional regulator, with the translated sequence MKYFMTTGEFAKFCQVTKRVLFYYDELDLLKPAYMNEKGYRYYAMHQFDQMNTIKLFQNLGMSLKDIQELIRKEDFVEKKKVLLEQFDIVNQKIQEFEDMRNNLMFLTKRFSVLQQYGFCQLFEEEIEDEYYYRETKPDGNIWLGYMNYGYQYGVMFERNQFKSFQWTFKRCQQEEANYMKPKGRYYAAFFLLKNEEILTCVPNFLKMLHYEKTYGPLYHEDYCSEIAGFKEQYVIKLSIQIK